From Cellulomonas fimi ATCC 484, a single genomic window includes:
- a CDS encoding DUF2510 domain-containing protein, translated as MKRRRTPAGWYPDARTPGQRRWFDGRAWTEHTTPTASVPPPPRPGQHVERTRRGVVSAPPTVV; from the coding sequence GTGAAGCGACGCAGGACGCCGGCCGGGTGGTACCCGGACGCGAGGACCCCCGGGCAGCGCCGGTGGTTCGACGGTCGTGCGTGGACCGAGCACACGACGCCCACCGCGTCCGTGCCGCCGCCGCCCAGGCCCGGCCAGCACGTGGAGCGCACCCGCCGAGGGGTCGTCTCCGCACCGCCCACCGTGGTCTGA
- a CDS encoding EcsC family protein: MSAEPSSYEAQQWKRLQDAHPSPTTRVAQWASDGGARAWGAARTAGRAISANPVASRVGTGVVRTASAVREVIPDAAASVVQRAGSQAAAAAATAAQGAHRALTRASSSTLQPSRVVAAHQKAGHPVASLSDITALDLELVDKVRPARLDIAYASVAAAVGGTTGLAITGAEVATTVTAGTSAGVVLGATAADAAAVIALCGRSVAHVGLYYGYDPSAPEEKLFASAIVNLGTAGSQVAKQVAWGDISTLTQLLMRGATWSQLNTTATSRILGEVTKRLGVRLTKPALARYLPFVAVAAGISFNWMALEPVVDAANLAYRRRFLLEKYPHLAADDRIPFSRSQDDADEGDDDPVSVVELLRESGALDEGADRADPDRDLDDVDDLTPR, translated from the coding sequence GTGAGCGCCGAACCGTCGTCCTACGAGGCACAGCAGTGGAAGCGTCTCCAGGACGCTCACCCCAGCCCGACGACGCGTGTGGCGCAGTGGGCGTCGGACGGCGGTGCGCGCGCCTGGGGGGCCGCCCGGACCGCCGGACGCGCGATCTCGGCGAACCCGGTGGCCTCGCGTGTGGGCACGGGCGTCGTCCGGACGGCATCGGCGGTCCGCGAGGTGATCCCGGACGCCGCGGCCAGCGTCGTGCAGCGCGCCGGGTCGCAGGCCGCTGCCGCCGCGGCGACGGCGGCGCAGGGCGCGCACCGTGCCCTCACGCGCGCGTCCTCGTCGACCCTCCAGCCCTCTCGAGTCGTCGCCGCGCACCAGAAGGCAGGCCACCCCGTCGCCTCGCTGAGCGACATCACCGCGCTCGACCTCGAGCTGGTCGACAAGGTCCGGCCCGCTCGGCTGGACATCGCCTACGCGTCGGTGGCCGCCGCCGTGGGCGGCACCACCGGACTGGCGATCACCGGCGCCGAGGTGGCCACCACCGTGACCGCCGGCACGTCGGCGGGTGTCGTCCTGGGCGCGACCGCCGCAGACGCCGCGGCCGTCATCGCGCTCTGCGGCCGTTCGGTCGCGCACGTCGGGCTGTACTACGGGTACGACCCGTCCGCTCCCGAGGAGAAGCTGTTCGCGAGCGCGATCGTCAACCTCGGCACGGCCGGCTCGCAGGTCGCCAAGCAGGTGGCGTGGGGCGACATCTCGACGCTGACCCAGCTGCTCATGCGCGGCGCCACGTGGTCGCAGCTCAACACCACGGCGACGTCACGGATCCTCGGCGAGGTCACGAAGCGGCTCGGTGTGCGGCTCACGAAGCCGGCCCTGGCGCGGTACCTGCCGTTCGTCGCGGTCGCCGCGGGCATCTCCTTCAACTGGATGGCGCTCGAGCCTGTCGTCGATGCCGCCAACCTCGCCTACCGGCGGCGGTTCCTCCTCGAGAAGTACCCGCACCTCGCGGCCGACGACCGCATCCCGTTCAGCCGCTCGCAGGACGATGCCGACGAGGGTGACGACGACCCGGTCTCGGTCGTCGAGCTGCTGCGCGAGAGCGGCGCGCTCGACGAGGGCGCCGACCGGGCCGACCCCGATCGCGACCTGGACGACGTCGACGACCTGACGCCTCGGTGA
- the bglX gene encoding beta-glucosidase BglX: MTVTDTTAPTTDEAIRARVEDLLSRMTLDEKAGQLTQYFAFDLPPGEAAVGDLPQKPGEVDDALASGGAGSLLFVNDAARTNRLQRQAVDGSRHGIPVLFGYDVIHGLRTILPVPIALAASWDPETIERGQAVAAREARAVGIHWTFAPMVDIARDPRWGRIVEGAGEDPYLGSAVAAAQVRGFQGGRIGTPERVIAGPKHFAGYGAAIGGRDYDEVDLSDQQLRNVYLPPFKAAVDAGAGNIMTAYMPLNGVPATANAWLLKDVLRDEWGFDGFLVSDANAVRNLVTHGYAADLPDAAVRAVEVGLDLEMAISDPAYAHLPEAVESGAVSIEAVDACVRRILEVKVRLGLFEEPYVDEDRAAAVLADPAHRQVAREAAQRSAVLLRNDGRLLPLDPDALGSVAVIGPLADSKRDTLGPWVFDDDLDETVTILDGLRARLGDTTDVRYAPGVRPAQRTFPSMFEMFPGNATPDPEDFDDEAELARAVELARTSDVAVLVVGEWQGMIGEAASRSSLELPGRQLELLQAVAATGTPVVLLVMNGRPLDLRWAAQHVPAILDVWYPGTQGGTAVADLLVGDVAPGGKLPFTWPRTVGQVPMIYSHTTSFEPQNQGRRYWDEESTPLFPFGFGLGYGEFTYSDLRLDAETIPLDGSLTASVTVTNAGQHDGDEVVQLYVHQRHGSAARPVRELKGFQRIHLAAGESRTVELTIGPDELRYWSAAARGFVVDATTFDVGIGGDSTVPLTASFTTTA, translated from the coding sequence ATGACCGTCACCGACACCACCGCCCCCACCACGGACGAGGCGATCCGCGCGCGCGTCGAGGACCTGCTCAGCCGCATGACGCTCGACGAGAAGGCCGGTCAGCTCACGCAGTACTTCGCGTTCGACCTGCCCCCGGGCGAGGCGGCCGTGGGCGACCTGCCGCAGAAGCCCGGCGAGGTCGACGACGCGCTCGCGAGCGGTGGCGCCGGGTCGCTGCTGTTCGTCAACGACGCCGCCCGCACCAACCGGCTGCAGCGCCAGGCCGTCGACGGCTCGCGGCACGGCATCCCCGTGCTGTTCGGGTACGACGTCATCCACGGGCTGCGCACGATCCTGCCCGTCCCGATCGCGCTCGCCGCGTCGTGGGACCCCGAGACGATCGAGCGTGGCCAGGCCGTCGCGGCCCGCGAGGCCCGTGCCGTCGGCATCCACTGGACCTTCGCGCCCATGGTCGACATCGCCCGAGACCCCCGCTGGGGGCGCATCGTCGAGGGGGCGGGAGAGGACCCGTACCTCGGCTCCGCGGTCGCGGCCGCGCAGGTGCGCGGGTTCCAGGGCGGCCGCATCGGCACGCCGGAGCGCGTGATCGCCGGGCCCAAGCACTTCGCGGGATACGGCGCCGCGATCGGCGGGCGCGACTACGACGAGGTCGACCTGTCCGACCAGCAGCTCCGCAACGTCTACCTGCCGCCGTTCAAGGCCGCGGTCGACGCGGGTGCGGGCAACATCATGACCGCGTACATGCCGCTCAACGGCGTCCCCGCGACGGCGAACGCGTGGCTCCTCAAGGACGTGCTGCGCGACGAGTGGGGCTTCGACGGCTTCCTCGTGAGCGACGCGAACGCGGTCCGCAACCTCGTCACGCACGGCTACGCCGCCGACCTCCCCGACGCCGCCGTGCGCGCCGTCGAGGTGGGTCTCGACCTCGAGATGGCGATCAGCGACCCCGCGTACGCGCACCTGCCCGAGGCCGTCGAGTCCGGTGCGGTGAGCATCGAGGCGGTCGACGCGTGCGTCCGCCGGATCCTCGAGGTGAAGGTCCGGCTCGGGCTGTTCGAGGAGCCCTACGTCGACGAGGACCGTGCCGCCGCGGTGCTCGCCGACCCCGCGCACCGGCAGGTCGCCCGCGAGGCCGCGCAGCGCTCCGCGGTCCTGCTGCGCAACGACGGCCGGCTGCTGCCGCTGGACCCGGACGCGCTCGGCTCCGTCGCCGTGATCGGGCCGCTCGCCGACTCGAAGCGCGACACGCTCGGCCCGTGGGTCTTCGACGACGACCTCGACGAGACCGTCACGATCCTCGACGGCCTCCGCGCCCGCCTCGGCGACACGACCGACGTGCGGTACGCGCCCGGTGTGCGACCCGCGCAGCGCACCTTCCCGTCGATGTTCGAGATGTTCCCCGGCAACGCCACGCCCGACCCGGAGGACTTCGACGACGAGGCCGAGCTCGCGCGCGCCGTCGAGCTCGCCCGCACCAGCGACGTCGCCGTCCTCGTGGTCGGGGAGTGGCAGGGCATGATCGGCGAGGCCGCGTCGCGGTCGTCGCTCGAGCTCCCCGGCCGCCAGCTCGAGCTGCTGCAGGCCGTCGCCGCGACCGGCACGCCCGTCGTGCTGCTCGTCATGAACGGCCGCCCGCTCGACCTGCGCTGGGCCGCCCAGCACGTGCCCGCGATCCTCGACGTCTGGTACCCCGGCACGCAGGGCGGGACCGCCGTCGCGGACCTGCTCGTCGGCGACGTCGCCCCCGGCGGCAAGCTGCCGTTCACGTGGCCGCGGACCGTCGGGCAGGTCCCGATGATCTACTCGCACACCACGTCGTTCGAGCCGCAGAACCAGGGCCGCCGGTACTGGGACGAGGAGAGCACGCCGCTGTTCCCGTTCGGCTTCGGGCTCGGCTACGGCGAGTTCACCTACTCCGACCTGCGGCTGGACGCCGAGACGATCCCGCTCGACGGCAGCCTCACCGCCTCGGTCACCGTGACCAACGCCGGCCAGCACGACGGCGACGAGGTCGTGCAGCTCTACGTGCACCAGCGGCACGGCTCCGCCGCGCGTCCCGTGCGGGAGCTCAAGGGCTTCCAGCGGATCCACCTCGCCGCCGGCGAGTCCCGGACCGTCGAGCTCACGATCGGGCCCGACGAGCTGCGCTACTGGAGTGCCGCCGCGCGCGGCTTCGTGGTGGACGCGACGACGTTCGACGTCGGCATCGGCGGCGACTCGACCGTGCCCCTGACCGCGTCGTTCACGACCACCGCCTGA
- a CDS encoding MFS transporter, producing MSTNPYGTTPPTTTAAVAYDVLDPHEHRWFAEPTRKVGPGFTTALFVAQLVFFVALLGPAIVGIAVKVDSIVPEAQRTSAVALVAGFGAAAAFVANVLFGRLSDRTTSRWGRRRPWIVGGTVVMTLAFVVMALGTTVPMVTLGWFLAQIGANAALAPFVATLADQVPRAQRGKIAAALGMAQNVGIYGGTLVAQFFQDQLLIMFVGPAVLAIVAMGVYAFVLPDQVLPTKPASMSLREWVTTFWVSPRRHPDFALAWWSRFLVILATFMFTTFRLFYMQDRIGLDAGDAVAAVSTGVLIYTVVLLAVSPVAGWISDRTGRRKVFVAGSTLIFAVGTLMLTQASTVGQFYAVEAVLGLAYGIYVGVDLALVVDVLPNPDDSGKDLGVFNMANAIPQTLAPALGGVLLAVNSATNQNYDLLLWVAGIASVIGALVVLPIKKVR from the coding sequence ATGTCCACGAACCCCTACGGCACCACGCCGCCGACGACGACGGCCGCGGTCGCCTACGACGTGCTCGACCCGCACGAGCACCGCTGGTTCGCCGAGCCCACCCGCAAGGTCGGCCCCGGTTTCACGACCGCCCTGTTCGTCGCCCAGCTCGTCTTCTTCGTCGCCCTGCTCGGCCCGGCCATCGTCGGCATCGCGGTCAAGGTCGACTCGATCGTCCCCGAGGCGCAGCGCACCTCCGCCGTCGCGCTCGTCGCCGGGTTCGGCGCCGCAGCCGCGTTCGTCGCGAACGTGCTGTTCGGCCGCCTCTCCGACCGGACCACCTCGCGCTGGGGCCGGCGTCGTCCCTGGATCGTCGGCGGCACCGTCGTCATGACGCTCGCGTTCGTCGTGATGGCGCTCGGCACCACCGTCCCGATGGTGACGCTCGGCTGGTTCCTCGCGCAGATCGGGGCCAACGCGGCCCTCGCGCCGTTCGTCGCGACGCTCGCCGACCAGGTGCCCAGGGCGCAGCGCGGCAAGATCGCGGCGGCGCTCGGCATGGCGCAGAACGTCGGCATCTACGGCGGCACGCTCGTCGCGCAGTTCTTCCAGGACCAGCTGCTGATCATGTTCGTCGGGCCCGCGGTGCTCGCGATCGTCGCGATGGGCGTCTACGCGTTCGTCCTGCCCGACCAGGTCCTGCCCACCAAGCCGGCCAGCATGTCGCTGCGCGAGTGGGTGACGACGTTCTGGGTGAGCCCGCGTCGGCACCCCGACTTCGCGCTCGCGTGGTGGTCCCGGTTCCTCGTCATCCTCGCGACGTTCATGTTCACGACGTTCCGGCTGTTCTACATGCAGGACCGCATCGGTCTCGACGCCGGGGACGCCGTGGCTGCGGTCTCGACCGGTGTGCTCATCTACACCGTCGTGCTGCTCGCCGTGTCGCCGGTCGCCGGATGGATCTCCGACCGCACCGGCCGCCGCAAGGTGTTCGTCGCCGGGTCCACGCTGATCTTCGCGGTGGGCACGCTCATGCTCACGCAGGCCAGCACCGTCGGGCAGTTCTACGCCGTCGAGGCGGTGCTCGGCCTCGCGTACGGGATCTACGTCGGCGTCGACCTCGCGCTCGTCGTGGACGTCCTGCCCAACCCCGACGACTCCGGCAAGGACCTCGGGGTCTTCAACATGGCCAACGCCATCCCGCAGACGCTCGCCCCCGCCCTCGGCGGCGTGCTGCTCGCGGTCAACAGCGCCACCAACCAGAACTACGACCTGCTGCTGTGGGTCGCCGGCATCGCCAGCGTCATCGGTGCGCTCGTCGTCCTGCCCATCAAGAAGGTCCGATGA